The proteins below come from a single Aegilops tauschii subsp. strangulata cultivar AL8/78 chromosome 6, Aet v6.0, whole genome shotgun sequence genomic window:
- the LOC141025711 gene encoding F-box/FBD/LRR-repeat protein At4g26340-like translates to MVALRLVVGHLHGSAIAWLRLHDHHLHCFDIASILRLNRIIHHLLVLLILQSDGYFGELQGQGGVVLFDKKGKSVVELDSAPKRPKNYGHFHEDAGPTHFCKVILAPKLEYVSMPLEFTKHFTTVLEEFKLKTNTGCAWRKTKVVVFNDEGVEVVTKCKKHDETFAMASEMGNYLTSTRTTREKRVHVKPATGSTNGKGRPNIKLQDLPEDVLCTILSKLPAKEVVWTSALASEWESLWTTCPRLRRLRYKFVDDAHTHSGKQHAQVLIDRVNAVLRKHRGKFVHDLEVKLTFESKLVHHLDNGTRFAISSRTKTLAFDLAPSSNLPRHGYHYTFPFDLLDKESVSYLRCLQLSFVRFKPPSHFVGLPNLRKLDLYLLKGTTRQDLENILGSCCKLEWLSLVRCHLNDELRVVQPLSHLHYLKVIYCEITKIEFHAASLSTFVYDGTYIPIALRHASKLENAKISFRGAVLQHAAASLLAGLPDVQNLTLNVLILQLETRWTLNSPRVFSLLRHVQIMLMISYEDHDKILYIVSFLRVAPLIERLEVHFNGIATMWFSNEGPFRQEVPPCEYTHLKNIRVTGFRGARGQVEFLMHIAENAPALQVVTVDTTQRLTDAWFPDEVKPELNSDALDTVRGPLLERLPSGAKLFLA, encoded by the exons ATGGTAGCCCTGAGGCTTGTTGTCGGCCACCTCCATGGTAGTGCGATCGCCTGGCTCCGGCTCCATGACCACCATCTGCACTGCTTCGACATTGCCAGCATTCTCCGGCTCAACCGCATCATCCACCATCTCCTCGTCCTACTCATCCTCCAGAGCGATG GCTACTTCGGGGAACTCCAAGGGCAAGGAGGTGTGGTTCTGTTCGACAAGAAGGGCAAGTCGGTGGTGGAGCTCGACAGTGCCCCCAAGCGGCCGAAGAACTACGGGCATTTCCATGAGGACGCCGGCCCAACCCACTTTTGCAAGGTCATCCTTGCACCGAAGTTGGAGTACGTGTCGATGCCACTAGAGTTCACCAAGCACTTCACCACCGTCCTAGAGGAATTCAAACTAAAGACGAACACCGGCTGCGCCTGGAGGAAGACG AAGGTGGTCGTCTTCAACgacgagggcgtcgaggtggTGACCAAGTGCAAGAAGCACGATGAGACCTTTGCCATGG CATCAGAAATGGGCAACTACCTGACAAGTACAAGAACAACACGAGAGAAACGCGTTCATGTTAAACCAGCGACGGGATCGACCAATGGCAAGGGAAGACCTAACATCAAACTTCAAGACCTTCCAGAG GATGTGTTATGCACAATTTTATCGAAATTACCGGCGAAAGAGGTTGTGTGGACCAGCGCTTTGGCGAGCGAGTGGGAGTCTTTGTGGACAACTTGCCCCAGACTAAGGAG GTTGCGTTACAAATTCGTCGATGATGCCCATACCCATAGCGGGAAACAGCATGCCCAGGTGTTGATCGACCGTGTTAACGCGGTTTTGCGGAAGCACCGCGGCAAGTTTGTCCATGATCTTGAGGTTAAACTTACGTTTGAGAGCAAGCTAGTTCATCATCTCGACAATGGGACTAGGTTTGCTATATCGTCCCGGACAAAGACGCTAGCTTTTGATTTGGCACCCTCATCCAATCTCCCGAGACACGGCTACCATTACACGTTCCCCTTCGATCTCCTGGACAAGGAAAGCGTATCCTACCTACGGTGTCTGCAACTTAGCTTTGTACGCTTCAAACCTCCTTCGCACTTCGTAGGTCTTCCGAACCTAAGAAAGCTCGATCTCTATTTACTGAAAGGCACCACCAGGCAGGATCTCGAGAATATCTTGGGCAGCTGCTGTAAACTCGAGTGGCTGAGCCTAGTCAGATGCCACCTGAACGATGAGCTGAGGGTCGTTCAGCCGTTGTCGCACCTGCACTACTTGAAGGTTATTTACTGCGAGATAACCAAGATAGAGTTCCACGCTGCAAGCCTCTCCACCTTTGTGTACGATGGAACATACATACCTATTGCCCTCCGTCACGCTTCCAAACTGGAAAATGCAAAAATTTCGTTCCGCGGTGCAGTTCTTCAGCATGCTGCCGCGTCACTCCTTGCCGGGCTTCCAGATGTACAAAACCTGACACTGAATGTTTTAATTCTACAGCTAGAG ACCCGATGGACGTTAAATAGTCCTCGCGTGTTTTCTCTGCTCAGGCATGTGCAGATAATGTTGATGATATCTTACGAAGATCATGATAAAATTCTCTACATAGTTTCGTTTCTAAGGGTTGCTCCCCTCATTGAAAGGTTGGAAGTACAT TTTAATGGGATTGCTACCATGTGGTTTTCAAATGAGGGACCTTTCAGACAAGAGGTCCCGCCGTGTGAATATACGCATCTGAAGAACATCCGTGTCACGGGTTTCAGGGGTGCGAGAGGCCAAGTTGAATTCCTTATGCACATTGCGGAGAATGCCCCTGCTTTACAGGTTGTGACTGTGGATACAACTCAAAGACTGACTGATGCTTGGTTTCCAGATGAAGTAAAGCCAGAACTCAATAGTGATGCA